Proteins encoded together in one Benincasa hispida cultivar B227 chromosome 1, ASM972705v1, whole genome shotgun sequence window:
- the LOC120068787 gene encoding DCN1-like protein 4 translates to MRRSATRKTGQPNSTSVNSSAVDLFRSASSRASSKELERIDSLFYSYANASSGLIDPEGIESLCSDMEVNHTDVRILMLAWKMKSEKQGYFNLEEWRTGLKSLRADTVSKLKKALPDLEKEVRRPSNFVDFYSYAFRYCLTEEKQKSIDIESICELLDLVLGSQFHPQVDAFVEYLKIQSDYKVINMDQWMGFFRFCNEISFSDLSNYDSELAWPLILDNFVEWLQAKQN, encoded by the exons atgcggCGCTCTGCTACAAGAAAAACCGGTCAACCCAATTCAACTTCCGTTAATTCTTCCGCCGTCGATCTCTTTCGCTCCG CCTCAAGTAGAGCAAGCTCAAAAGAGTTGGAACGAATTGATAGCCTATTTTACTCATATGCCAATGCCTCTTCTGGTTTGATCGA TCCAGAAGGAATTGAAAGTCTTTGTTCAGACATGGAAGTGAATCACACTGATGTTAGGATCTTGATGCTTGCTTG GAAAATGAAATCTGAAAAGCAAGGATATTTTAACCTG GAAGAATGGCGCACAGGCCTCAAATCCCTGAGGGCTGACACTGTTAGTAAATTAAAGAAGGCGCTACCAGATCTCGAGAAAGAG GTAAGGAGGCCGTCAAACTTTGTGGACTTCTATTCTTATGCATTTCGGTATTGTTTAACAG AGGAGAAGCAAAAGAGTATTGACATAGAGAGTATATGCGAGTTATTGGATCTTGTTTTAGGGTCTCAGTTTCATCCCCAAGTCGATGCTTTTGTTGAATACTTGAAG ATACAAAGTGACTATAAGGTTATTAACATGGATCAATGGATGGGCTTCTTTCGATTTTGCAATGAG ATAAGTTTTTCCGACCTGAGCAATTACGACTCGGAGCTTGCTTGGCCATTGATCCTCGACAATTTTGTTGAATGGTTGCAAGCAAaacagaattaa